A stretch of the Porifericola rhodea genome encodes the following:
- a CDS encoding PorP/SprF family type IX secretion system membrane protein encodes MQKIVTKLLVVFGLITINISHLYAQDPQFSQYYAAPLYLNPAFAGSTELSRVGLNFRSQWPSLQANFTTASVYFDHFFEDYNSGVGVILNGDREGLAGLQSISLGLQYAYQLRINEWLTFRPGAQVAFYNRDINFDKLVFGDQLDETGVISDVSAEQFNTGTSKFFVDLSLGGLIFSENFYFGYAAHHVNTPNQSLVGEESRLQMKSTFHGGYRILLPAGFRRYGFNDKGLERSLTPTFQYKKQGNFDQLDLGMYLTYEPIVFGMWYRGLPVRQLDEFPNNESVIALVGLMVGDINIGYSFDYTISGLGIQSGGAHEISLVYHFSLRDPSKPPRSIMSLPCPRF; translated from the coding sequence ATGCAAAAGATTGTTACGAAGCTGCTCGTTGTTTTTGGCCTTATTACTATTAATATTAGCCATTTATATGCTCAAGATCCGCAATTTTCACAGTATTATGCGGCTCCTCTATATCTGAATCCTGCCTTTGCAGGTTCTACCGAATTGAGCAGAGTAGGCCTAAATTTCAGAAGCCAGTGGCCTTCTTTACAAGCTAACTTTACTACTGCTTCTGTTTATTTTGACCACTTTTTTGAGGATTATAATAGTGGAGTAGGCGTTATTCTTAACGGAGATCGCGAGGGCTTGGCTGGTTTACAGTCTATTAGCTTGGGTTTGCAGTATGCTTATCAGCTTAGAATTAACGAATGGCTTACTTTCCGCCCTGGGGCACAGGTCGCCTTTTATAATCGAGATATCAATTTTGACAAGCTTGTTTTTGGTGATCAGCTTGATGAAACCGGTGTAATTTCAGATGTATCTGCAGAACAATTTAATACTGGCACAAGTAAGTTTTTTGTGGATTTATCACTGGGGGGGCTAATTTTTAGTGAGAATTTCTACTTTGGTTATGCTGCTCATCATGTAAATACACCTAATCAGTCTCTGGTAGGTGAAGAAAGCCGCTTACAGATGAAAAGCACTTTTCATGGGGGATATCGCATACTATTACCAGCAGGTTTTCGTAGGTATGGATTTAATGATAAAGGACTTGAGCGTAGCTTAACACCTACTTTTCAGTATAAAAAGCAAGGTAACTTTGACCAGTTAGATCTGGGTATGTATCTGACTTATGAGCCTATTGTATTTGGTATGTGGTACAGAGGACTACCAGTTCGGCAGTTAGACGAATTTCCAAATAATGAATCAGTAATTGCGCTAGTGGGTTTAATGGTTGGTGATATTAATATCGGCTACAGCTTTGACTACACCATTTCTGGTTTAGGGATTCAGAGCGGAGGTGCCCATGAAATTTCTTTGGTATACCACTTTTCGCTTCGCGATCCGAGTAAACCGCCAAGAAGCATTATGAGCCTGCCTTGTCCGCGCTTCTAA